The following are encoded together in the Gilvimarinus sp. DA14 genome:
- a CDS encoding sensor histidine kinase, whose protein sequence is MRAPSYVKPSQKRYYALQGVGWGIFSVMHVLFSTMNLPFNVSTVVNGVFIGATGLLVSHGLRLCYLTHWFNINQIWSLLVKVLLCVLVATALWELAIIVVLHIGMLNYYDWKTISIPAAIFWYYYYFVVLSLWSLLYFSSKIVIDRRRDLVEKLQLEIALRDATLQNLKWQMNPHFLFNSLNSVRAMIRVDPDKAREMVTQMSGLLRQSLRSTERQTIPLHEELDSVRAYLALEKVRFEERLEYEIEVDDALLEQPVLPMSLQTLVENALKHGISQCPRGGWVKVRVAEERNQVLLTVQNSGQFDASAPQGTGLSNTRARLQLVFGEGAGLAVSQQGDDSVEAILWLTKQ, encoded by the coding sequence ATGCGAGCACCTTCCTATGTAAAACCCTCGCAAAAGAGGTACTACGCTCTGCAGGGCGTCGGCTGGGGTATTTTTTCCGTGATGCATGTGTTGTTTTCAACCATGAACTTGCCATTCAACGTTTCCACTGTAGTGAACGGGGTTTTTATTGGTGCTACGGGTTTGTTGGTGTCCCACGGACTGCGTCTTTGTTATCTGACGCACTGGTTTAACATCAACCAAATTTGGTCGTTGCTTGTTAAAGTTTTGCTGTGTGTGCTGGTTGCCACAGCATTGTGGGAGCTGGCCATTATTGTGGTGTTGCATATAGGAATGCTCAATTATTATGACTGGAAAACCATCAGCATCCCCGCCGCCATTTTCTGGTATTACTACTATTTTGTAGTATTGAGTCTGTGGTCGCTGTTGTACTTCTCCAGCAAAATTGTGATTGATCGTCGCCGCGACCTGGTGGAAAAGCTGCAGCTGGAAATCGCGCTTAGAGATGCCACCCTGCAGAACTTAAAGTGGCAGATGAACCCGCACTTTTTGTTTAACTCGCTCAACAGTGTGCGTGCCATGATTCGCGTTGATCCCGACAAGGCCCGCGAAATGGTTACCCAAATGTCTGGTTTGTTACGTCAATCGTTGCGCAGTACAGAGCGACAAACCATACCCCTGCACGAAGAGCTCGACAGCGTGCGCGCTTATCTGGCCTTGGAAAAAGTGCGGTTCGAAGAGCGGCTGGAATACGAAATTGAGGTGGACGACGCACTGCTTGAGCAACCGGTATTGCCCATGAGTTTGCAGACCTTGGTCGAGAATGCACTCAAGCACGGTATCAGCCAGTGCCCGCGTGGCGGTTGGGTCAAGGTGCGAGTCGCCGAGGAGCGCAATCAAGTGCTATTGACTGTACAAAACAGCGGGCAATTCGATGCCTCTGCGCCGCAAGGCACGGGACTTAGCAACACGCGTGCGCGCTTGCAGCTGGTGTTTGGTGAGGGGGCAGGTCTTGCGGTGTCACAGCAGGGGGATGATTCAGTGGAGGCGATCTTGTGGCTGACAAAACAATAA
- a CDS encoding alpha/beta fold hydrolase translates to MKRLLIAVLMTLGFIVSVAVGSANAADKRFDVKVTGEGPAMIMIPGLNTPGKVWNELADHYQSQYQVHVLTLHGFAGAALKSEPSLAAVKDDLLAYISEQQLDAPVLVGHSLGGFLSLWAASEKPAAAGSLVIVDSLPFFPLVFNPGASEDNMASMAKQQTQGIAGADEQGRRQYYQQSIPGLVEDKDDVERVVAWSMTSDPAMTAQSMYEMMTTDLRDDLAAIDVPTLVLGSWYSAKTFGGTMESVAEHMQQQYEQLDGVEITLHESARHFIMLDDAQWTMARMDEFLQ, encoded by the coding sequence ATGAAGCGTTTACTTATTGCTGTGTTGATGACGCTGGGATTTATTGTGTCAGTAGCGGTAGGCTCGGCCAATGCTGCGGACAAGCGATTTGATGTGAAAGTTACCGGCGAGGGGCCGGCGATGATTATGATTCCCGGGCTAAATACGCCCGGCAAGGTCTGGAATGAATTGGCTGACCACTATCAGTCGCAGTATCAAGTTCATGTTCTGACCTTGCACGGTTTTGCCGGCGCGGCGCTGAAAAGTGAGCCTTCTTTGGCCGCCGTAAAAGACGACTTGCTGGCCTACATAAGCGAGCAGCAGCTGGACGCCCCTGTGCTTGTGGGGCATAGTCTCGGTGGTTTTCTGTCTCTCTGGGCGGCCAGCGAAAAACCCGCAGCCGCGGGGTCATTGGTGATAGTGGATTCGCTGCCATTTTTTCCGCTGGTGTTTAATCCCGGCGCTAGCGAAGACAACATGGCGTCGATGGCCAAGCAACAGACTCAGGGCATTGCCGGCGCAGACGAGCAGGGGCGGCGCCAGTACTACCAACAGAGTATTCCCGGGCTGGTTGAGGACAAAGACGATGTCGAGCGCGTAGTTGCCTGGAGCATGACGTCCGACCCGGCCATGACGGCTCAATCCATGTACGAAATGATGACCACAGATTTACGCGATGACTTGGCCGCTATTGACGTGCCGACGCTGGTGTTGGGCAGTTGGTACTCGGCCAAAACCTTTGGTGGTACTATGGAATCTGTTGCCGAACATATGCAGCAGCAATACGAACAGCTCGATGGCGTTGAGATTACCCTGCACGAGTCCGCCCGCCACTTTATTATGCTGGACGACGCCCAATGGACCATGGCGCGCATGGATGAATTTTTACAATAA
- a CDS encoding RidA family protein codes for MPNKAIIHTENAPAAIGTYSQAVKVNGTVYLSGQIPLVPETMEMVAGDFAAEAHQVFKNLSAVCSEAGGSLQDIVKLNIYLTDLGNFPIVNEVMTEYFDEPYPARAAIGISQLPKGAQIEADGVMVTAG; via the coding sequence ATGCCCAACAAAGCGATTATCCATACCGAAAACGCACCCGCCGCCATTGGCACTTACTCGCAAGCGGTCAAGGTCAACGGCACCGTATACCTGTCGGGACAAATTCCCCTGGTACCCGAAACCATGGAAATGGTGGCTGGCGATTTTGCCGCCGAAGCCCACCAGGTTTTTAAAAACCTGAGCGCGGTCTGCTCGGAGGCCGGTGGCAGCCTGCAGGATATTGTGAAGCTGAATATTTACCTCACCGATCTCGGAAACTTCCCCATCGTCAATGAGGTCATGACCGAGTATTTTGATGAGCCCTACCCCGCTCGCGCCGCCATCGGCATCAGCCAGCTGCCTAAGGGCGCTCAAATTGAGGCCGATGGCGTCATGGTCACTGCGGGATAA
- a CDS encoding SDR family oxidoreductase, producing the protein MDRKKLLIIGCGDLGERLAAQVADEYEVYGLRRNPPASGMEDIHYLRGDAADGQAMASVLQREFDAIVLTLTPTGRGDEGYRRGYVEPCQVLVRALAGRQPRVILVSSTSVYGQSDGQWLDEAAEAMPTRYNGERLLQAETVLAEAGLPLVVLRLAGIYGPGRTRLVQSVAEGKAKASPAYTNRIHADDAAGFMAWVLRMEQPDALYLVSDGEAPSKAEVVNWLAEQLGVARPAPEDAENLNKRIDNRRMLATGYQLQYCGYREGFSKLIPQ; encoded by the coding sequence ATGGATAGAAAAAAACTATTGATAATCGGCTGCGGTGACTTGGGCGAGCGTTTAGCGGCTCAGGTGGCAGATGAATACGAGGTCTATGGCCTGCGTCGCAACCCACCCGCGAGCGGTATGGAGGACATTCACTATCTGCGTGGCGACGCTGCCGACGGCCAGGCTATGGCCAGTGTTTTACAGCGTGAATTTGACGCTATAGTGCTGACCCTGACACCGACCGGCCGCGGTGACGAGGGCTACCGGCGCGGCTATGTAGAGCCGTGTCAGGTGCTGGTCCGGGCCCTCGCGGGGCGCCAGCCGCGGGTTATTTTGGTCAGCAGTACGTCTGTGTACGGTCAGAGCGACGGCCAGTGGCTGGATGAAGCGGCCGAAGCGATGCCCACACGCTACAACGGCGAGCGGTTGTTGCAAGCGGAAACTGTGCTGGCGGAGGCAGGTCTGCCATTGGTGGTTCTGCGCTTGGCGGGCATTTACGGGCCGGGCCGAACGCGATTAGTGCAATCGGTAGCCGAGGGCAAAGCGAAGGCCTCGCCAGCCTACACTAACCGCATTCATGCCGATGACGCTGCCGGGTTTATGGCCTGGGTGCTGCGGATGGAGCAGCCGGATGCTCTTTATCTGGTGAGTGACGGCGAAGCGCCCAGTAAGGCGGAGGTGGTCAACTGGCTGGCGGAGCAGCTAGGTGTTGCCCGGCCTGCGCCAGAGGATGCGGAGAATCTGAATAAGCGCATTGATAACCGGCGCATGCTGGCCACCGGCTATCAATTGCAGTATTGCGGTTACCGCGAGGGGTTCAGCAAGCTTATCCCGCAGTGA
- a CDS encoding hydrogen peroxide-inducible genes activator: protein MTLTELRYIVTLAQEQHFGRAAERCFVSQPTLSIAVKKLEEELGVALFERSKSRVSATPLGEKIVAQANLVLEQTSAIKDIANEGKDQLSSPLAVGAIFTIGPYLLPYFIPELQKEASAMPLYVEEGYTGTLRTKLRKGELDVIIVALPFTEADVVTQPLYEEPFVVLLRKDHPLAEQDAIDPRALDDEEVLLLGEGHCFRDQVLETCPNLQPSLEGSKGKVRTAAEGSSLETLRHMVASGLGITILPVSAASTAGYSEDVLVTRPFSGKGPQRTVALAWRASFPRFKAVDALRNAIRRCQRDNPLIKLIN from the coding sequence ATGACTCTGACAGAATTGCGCTACATCGTCACCCTTGCTCAAGAACAACATTTTGGTCGCGCCGCCGAGCGCTGCTTTGTCAGTCAACCGACGCTGAGCATCGCGGTAAAGAAGTTAGAGGAAGAGCTGGGCGTGGCCCTGTTTGAGCGCTCCAAATCTCGCGTATCCGCTACCCCGCTGGGGGAGAAGATTGTCGCTCAGGCCAATTTGGTGCTGGAGCAGACCTCGGCAATCAAAGACATTGCCAACGAGGGTAAAGACCAGCTGTCCAGCCCCCTGGCGGTGGGGGCCATTTTCACTATTGGCCCCTACTTACTGCCCTATTTTATTCCCGAGCTGCAAAAAGAAGCCTCGGCCATGCCGCTGTACGTCGAGGAAGGCTATACCGGCACTTTGCGCACCAAGCTGCGCAAGGGCGAGCTGGATGTGATTATTGTGGCCCTGCCGTTTACCGAGGCGGATGTGGTTACCCAACCACTGTATGAAGAACCTTTTGTGGTGCTGCTGCGCAAAGACCACCCGCTGGCTGAACAGGATGCCATTGACCCGCGCGCCTTGGACGACGAAGAAGTATTGCTATTGGGGGAAGGTCACTGTTTCCGCGATCAGGTGCTGGAAACCTGCCCCAATCTGCAGCCCTCACTGGAAGGTAGCAAAGGCAAGGTGCGCACCGCCGCCGAGGGCAGCTCGCTGGAAACTTTGCGCCATATGGTGGCCTCGGGCCTCGGGATTACCATTTTGCCTGTCTCGGCTGCCAGCACCGCCGGTTACAGCGAGGATGTACTGGTAACCAGACCTTTTAGCGGCAAGGGCCCTCAGCGCACCGTGGCGCTGGCCTGGCGCGCCAGCTTCCCCCGCTTTAAGGCGGTGGATGCTCTGCGCAACGCCATCCGCCGCTGCCAGCGCGATAACCCGCTGATCAAGCTTATTAACTAA